The Panthera tigris isolate Pti1 chromosome F3, P.tigris_Pti1_mat1.1, whole genome shotgun sequence genome includes a window with the following:
- the IL24 gene encoding interleukin-24, translated as MGFPVLRTSLLCLSLILHLWSQGPGIQGQEFQFGPCRVEGVVLQELWEAFWAMKDIVQAKDNITNVRLLRKEVLHNVSQENEMFSVSDSARRRFLLFQRAFKQLDIEAAQTKAFGEVDILLTWMEKFYQL; from the exons aTGGGCTTTCCAGTGCTGAGgacttccctcctctgcctgagTCTGATCCTACATCTTTGGAGCCAGGGGCCAGGCATCCAGGGCCAAGAGTTCCAATTCGGACCCTGCCGGGTGGAGGGAGTCGTCCTCCAGGAACTGTGGGAGGCCTTCTGGGCCATGAAGGACATTGTG CAAGCTAAGGATAACATCACGAATGTCCGGCTACTACGGAAGGAGGTTCTGCATAACGTCTCG CAGGAAAATGAGATGTTTTCTGTCAGTGACAGTGCACGCAGGCGGTTTCTGCTGTTCCAGAGAGCGTTTAAACAG TTGGACATAGAAGCGGCCCAGACCAAAGCCTTTGGAGAAGTGGACATTCTCTTGACCTGGATGGAAAAATTCTACCAGCTCTGA